AAGTTAATCAGATAATCATCTCCATTCAAATTATAAGTAATAGATATACTACTAGATTTGATTGTGATTAGTCTGATTTGTTCATCCTCCCTATTGTCTAAATAGCGCAACTTTCCGGCTGAATTTGAACTAATTATGCCattaattgaaattagGCTATCAGATAGAGTTGTTTTTCCGTGATCAACATGGGCCAGAATGCAGACATTTCGGATCTTTTCAACATTGCATCTCACCCTATCCAACGCCTCTATCATCACTCCGAACACTATATTCGAGGTAGCTCTTATACTACATAGTATTCACTTTATCAATTGACTTCATCAACTATCTACCTAATAGAATCAGACACGATATAGCAAAATTTACCGTGGAATATCTCTACATCCTATTAATACCCTGATTTGTGTCACTTGTCTATTCAATCTTATTATGGCCCTTATTACCTTTAAACAATAAGTATAGATCCGATGGTTTTAGggcaaaaaatatttatacatcCCCATCTAtgacaaaaaattataccTTAATCAGACTAACACGGCCTACTAGTACGCTtacattatatacaattaaatgattCTAACATATATCTTCTTGTAATAACAATTGGTAAGTGGGCTGAATGGTTGGGCATAAGACAATAGCACCAAATAATCACCACTCTTGCACTCAGAAGATGCGCTGATGGTAGCCTTAGATACACCAGATGTACCAACAACTCCATGAGCACTAGGCGACGAACTGTAATCAAAAGGGGTTACAGATAAACCATCTAGTGTTGAACCCTCACTGATTTTCCTTTTAACAAAATCATTGTCTATTATGTTTTTAAGGCTATCTTGGTATGGTTCATTAGGTATAGCAGCCTTCTCATAAATACCCACACTATACCAGCTATATCCAGTAGTAGCGTTACTCTCAACTtcaatggtaaattttgattgttTTGTGTTGTTTTTGTAAAGAATAGCATAGTAAGACCTACTGCTACCATAATCACCCAAGTTTAGGTGTGGAATAAATTCCTTGGGAAatctaaatgaataataaattactgTCCATCATCCATTTTATTATTCACTATTGACAAACAGAATGTATTGTTAGTTTTGAATCCAGTATACGTTCTAGTGTGGGAGCTCGTGATTAGTATTGACCGGAATAGCAATAAATAAGACAGTGAATATCTCAAATACATGCTTATTGTGGGGTCTAGGTAAGTTTCTGTTAAATGAAACGTGGATTTGACGGGGATTCTAATGAAATAGACTTAAAGCGTACCATGTAGGCaccaaaaatgatttagaaAGCCCGATCCTGACGATCCTCTTTTCCAATATATCGTGGAATTTGATGAGGGTAAGCACACTTAATTATATCTTGAGAATATTATGCATTTAATGTGCAATAATCACTCGCCTATTTGTCCAATCATATCCTTCATCTAGTACAAAAGGAACTCCAACGCTTAGATGAAGCATGCGCTCGTGAGCAAATGACCATCCAACGCGACTATGATGAAAAAAAACAACCCTTCTTCGAAAAAAGgcaaaatatcataaaCAAGGTACCAGGGTTTTGGTCTAAAGCTCTCCAACACCATCCAGCCCTTTGTCTACTCACACCTGCTGACTTCAACATCCTACAATATCTGACCAAGATAGATCTCAAAGATAATCTGGATGACAATGGCAGTTACAAAATAACTTTCACATTTGATGACAATGCTTCCGAATACATGGAGCCCTTGTCCATCGTTAAATATATAGTCTTCGAGCAAAATCGTGAGACAGTTGCGGAATGTACTCACATCAATTGGAAACCTGGGAAAGTAATCACTCAGTAATTTAGAGCCCAATAGATGTGGTTATTAAGGCTAGAAATGAAGAACAATGCAATGATTGGTCTTTGTTCGAATGGTAAAAAAAACAATTACCTAGGTTTACTTATGATGAGTGGTTGAACAAGCCTAACATTGGGGAGATTATTAGAAGGGAAATTTGGCACGCACCTTTAGCCTATTATATGGATACAATTTCTGCGTCAGATTTTGACTACGATGATGATATGGATGAGTGATTTTAATAAACATCATAATTTCTTTAAATTAAAGTTTACCTACGCtagtaatatatacacCAAGATAGATCTTGTATcttaattttatcacaaCACCGATATACAGAGTCTCACACCTTTTTTGATCGCTAAACTCTACTattattgtaataaatCGACTACTATGCATCTAATTAACTAAAACGTCAATAGTATGAGTGGAAACTTCATGAAATGGATCACTATAACTTAACAACACAGCTCGATTATTTGAGTTTAATTACCAATTGGTTCATTGTCATGATAATTTTACGAGGATTTAGAAAGTTATTTGTTACCTAATCGATTAATTTGGTTCATAGATTGCGAATACAATGTACAACATGAGTTGGGGCATTTTAAGGATCCCATTAAACACATAAAACACTTGCTAAATCTAATGCGTGAAAATAGATAAAATCTTCAACCAATAGCATCaacaatcaattattatagaCAGTTAAGCAGTTGATGTAAGCTTAGTGAATGTGACTTGTTGTAAAGGCGCCATTTGGATACACAATAGAATTCTCAAGTGGTTATGTTATGATTTGCAAATGTGCAAAAATACAAACCATTAGATTTACCCTGATAGTCTATAAATGTCCTCATTCAATGCCAAAAACATCCTTAATAACTTCGGCAACGGCAATCTCAATATTGGGCTTTGTAATATTCTTTGCTGCTTCTATAGCTGCTTTGGTCCCACTGGCCATGGCATAAGAATGTTTTACTGAATTCAACATTTCCACATCATTAATCCCATCCCCAATCGCTACAACATCATCAAAACTACCATTATAATGTTTAATTAAAGCCTCAATCCCTGTACTCTTAGATACACCAAGTGGCAGTATTTCCACCG
The DNA window shown above is from Babesia microti strain RI chromosome III, complete genome and carries:
- a CDS encoding hypothetical protein (overlaps_old_locusTagID:BBM_III01370), giving the protein MDDGQFPKEFIPHLNLGDYGSSRSYYAILYKNNTKQSKFTIEVESNATTGYSWYSVGIYEKAAIPNEPYQDSLKNIIDNDFVKRKISEGSTLDGLSVTPFDYSSSPSAHGVVGTSGVSKATISASSECKSGDYLVLLSYAQPFSPLTNCYYKKIYVRII
- a CDS encoding template-activating factor I (overlaps_old_locusTagID:BBM_III01375); the protein is MKRGFDGDSNEIDLKRTIKPDPDDPLFQYIVEFDEVQKELQRLDEACAREQMTIQRDYDEKKQPFFEKRQNIINKVPGFWSKALQHHPALCLLTPADFNILQYLTKIDLKDNLDDNGSYKITFTFDDNASEYMEPLSIVKYIVFEQNRETVAECTHINWKPGKSPIDVVIKARNEEQCNDWSLFEWFTYDEWLNKPNIGEIIRREIWHAPLAYYMDTISASDFDYDDDMDE